A single Drosophila miranda strain MSH22 chromosome XR, D.miranda_PacBio2.1, whole genome shotgun sequence DNA region contains:
- the LOC117186169 gene encoding protein Exd1 homolog, with the protein MADSDDDSVASFKTAEEISPSRGKTILPLMSHELSSLERKLNRIVYIQQADAAYHKALNDMRDQLSISVIAEPSLYGRHRPVAVLVVATANQTYVFDIQALGAFFPELKKLLEAKYPRKVVHYSHRITDQLFYKHQIKLTGLSDTFVALCVARQDKSACSLPEAISSVLNIPLRELLCDEVTGVSESRQLFTARPLSGDQFRFLARMAILQHQMHDRLTFGHICAGMQRMSATFSQSFCRFRNGYEVAPYMGPKSRFGFQYIDAYYNSAVGSLPVAYESDHAEI; encoded by the exons ATGGCGGATAGCGATGATGATAGTGTAGCGTCCTTTAAGACGGCTGAGGAGATCAGCCCGTCGCGTGGGAAAACAATTCTTCCTCTAATGAGCCACGAGTTGAGCTCGCTGGAAAGGAAGCTTAATCGAATCGTATACATACAGCAGGCAGACGCGGCTTATCACAAAGCACTTAACGATATGCGAGATCAGTTGAGCATATCAGTGATTGCGGAGCCTAGTTTATATGGACGCCACAGACCCGTAGCGGTGCTAGTGGTGGCCACGGCCAATCAGACATATGTGTTCGATATCCAGGCACTGGGCGCCTTTTTTCCCGAGTTGAAAAAGCTGCTGGAGGCTAAATATCCGAGAAAAGTGGTGCACTATAGTCATCGTATTACCGATCAGCTGTTCTATAAGCACCAAATTAAACTGACTGGATTGAGCGACACATTTGTGGCTCTGTGCGTAGCCCGGCAAGATAAAAGTGCCTGCTCATTGCCAGAAGCGATTTCGTCAGTGCTTAATATTCCTCTAAGGGAACTGCTCTGCGACGAGGTCACCGGG GTAAGTGAGTCTCGCCAACTTTTCACAGCACGCCCGTTGAGCGGGGACCAGTTTCGTTTTCTGGCCAGGATGGCCATACTGCAGCACCAAATGCACGACCGGCTGACCTTTGGCCACATTTGTGCAGGGATGCAACGCATGTCTGCTACATTTAGTCAAAGCTTCTGCCGTTTCCGAAATGGGTACGAAGTGGcaccttatatgggtcccaaAAGTCGATTTGGCTTCCAATACATCGATGCGTACTACAATTCAGCCGTAGGCTCTCTGCCGGTGGCCTATGAAAGTGATCATGCAGAAATATAA
- the LOC108164710 gene encoding protein Exd1 homolog, whose protein sequence is MQADAAYHKALNDMRDQLSISVIAEPSLYGRHRPVAVLVVATANQTYVFDIQALGAFFPELKKLLEAKYPRKVVHYSHRITDQLFYKHQIKLTGLSDTFVALCVARQDKSACSLPEAISSVLNIPLRELLCDEVTGVSESRQLFTARPLSGDQFRFLARMAILQHQMHDRLTFGHICAGMQRMSATFSQSFCRFRNGYDVAPYMGPKSRFGFQYIDAYYNSAVGSLPVAYESDHAEI, encoded by the exons ATGCAGGCAGACGCGGCTTATCACAAAGCACTTAACGATATGCGAGATCAGTTGAGCATATCAGTGATTGCGGAGCCTAGTTTATATGGACGCCACAGACCCGTAGCGGTGCTAGTGGTGGCCACGGCCAATCAGACATATGTGTTCGATATCCAGGCACTGGGCGCCTTTTTTCCCGAGTTGAAAAAGCTGCTGGAGGCTAAATATCCGAGAAAAGTGGTGCACTATAGTCATCGTATTACCGATCAGCTGTTCTATAAGCACCAAATTAAACTGACTGGATTGAGCGACACATTTGTGGCTCTGTGCGTAGCCCGGCAAGATAAAAGTGCCTGCTCATTGCCAGAAGCGATTTCGTCAGTGCTTAATATTCCTCTAAGGGAACTGCTCTGCGACGAGGTCACCGGG GTAAGTGAGTCTCGCCAACTTTTCACAGCACGCCCGTTGAGCGGGGACCAGTTTCGTTTTCTGGCCAGGATGGCCATACTGCAGCACCAAATGCACGACCGGCTGACCTTTGGCCAC ATTTGTGCAGGGATGCAACGCATGTCTGCTACATTTAGTCAAAGCTTCTGCCGTTTCCGAAATGGGTACGATGTGGcaccttatatgggtcccaaAAGTCGATTTGGCTTCCAATACATCGATGCGTATTACAATTCAGCCGTAGGCTCTCTGCCGGTGGCCTATGAAAGTGATCATGCAGAAATATAA